One region of Etheostoma cragini isolate CJK2018 chromosome 16, CSU_Ecrag_1.0, whole genome shotgun sequence genomic DNA includes:
- the ptger4b gene encoding prostaglandin E receptor 4 (subtype EP4) b gives MNSTAAAGRFQPPTIPVIMFIFGVVGNVIAIVVLRISRKEQKETTFYTLVCGLAVTDLLGTLLASPVTIATYVKGAWPGGDPLCQYSGFILLFFFLVQLSIVFAMSVERYLAINHAYFYNEYLNQKLAALTLLAIYISNIVFCALPSLGLGQVKLQRPETWCFIDWQNNQTTVATFNLMYAGVNSVIVLATVICNVMVCGALILMHKRFIRRTSLGTDQRRIADLRRRRSFGRLAGAEIQMVILLIATSAVVLICSIPLVWRIFVNQLYGNQTEEPSGLNKDLLAIRMASVNPILDPWIYILLRKTVVLKLMEKIKCLFCKMGGGGRRNGSHFRCADSGLSASIVSRDSPSLLSHELREIVNTSQTFLYQSEENTRRSIQAGAQGNSSPPEAQTLQGPQEVKGPQRELSQSDLEERVPGRPQKELPMCPKDPALHVTFTDENADLQEKCI, from the exons ATGAACTCCACGGCAGCAGCAGGGAGATTTCAACCGCCCACCATCCCGGTGATTATGTTCATCTTCGGGGTGGTGGGGAATGTCATCGCCATAGTGGTTCTGCGGATATCACGAAAGGAACAAAAGGAAACGACTTTTTATACACTTGTGTGTGGCCTGGCGGTGACGGACCTTCTGGGCACACTGCTGGCCAGTCCTGTCACAATCGCCACCTACGTGAAGGGCGCGTGGCCGGGAGGTGATCCACTGTGCCAGTACTCCGGCTTTatcctgctcttcttcttcttggtccAGCTCAGCATTGTGTTTGCAATGTCAGTGGAGAGATACTTGGCAATAAACCATGCATATTTCTACAACGAGTACCTCAACCAAAAACTTGCTGCGTTGACTCTTTTGGCCATTTACATTTCCAACATCGTGTTTTGCGCGCTGCCCAGCTTGGGGCTCGGGCAGGTGAAACTCCAGAGACCGGAGACCTGGTGTTTCATTGACTGGCAGAACAACCAAACAACAGTTGCGACTTTTAACTTGATGTACGCGGGTGTAAATTCAGTCATCGTGCTTGCCACTGTCATATGCAACGTGATGGTGTGCGGGGCTCTGATCCTGATGCACAAGCGGTTCATCCGCCGCACGTCTTTGGGCACGGACCAGAGGCGCATCGCGGACCTCAGGCGCAGACGGAGTTTCGGCCGATTAGCCGGAGCAGAGATTCAGATGGTGATCCTGCTTATAGCTACCTCCGCTGTGGTTCTCATCTGCTCCATACCTTTAGTG TGGAGGATCTTTGTAAACCAGCTCTACGGAAACCAAACAGAAGAGCCTTCCGGCTTGAATAAAGACCTGCTGGCCATCCGCATGGCCTCTGTCAACCCCATCTTAGACCCTTGGATCTACATCCTGCTGAGAAAGACAGTTGTCCTCAAACTGATGGAGAAAATCAAGTGTCTGTTCTGCAAAATGGGCGGCGGGGGGCGAAGGAACGGCAGTCATTTCCGCTGCGCCGACAGCGGCCTCTCCGCCTCCATTGTCTCGCGAGATTCTCCCTCGCTGTTGTCACATGAGCTGCGGGAAATAGTGAACACCTCGCAGACCTTCCTGTACCAGTCGGAGGAAAACACCAGGAGGTCGATTCAAGCAGGAGCACAGGGCAACTCCAGTCCTCCAGAAGCACAGACGTTGCAGGGCCCCCAAGAGGTCAAGGGGCCTCAGAGGGAGCTTTCACAGAGTGATTTAGAGGAAAGAGTGCCAGGCAGGCCACAGAAAGAACTTCCAATGTGCCCCAAGGACCCGGCTCTACATGTGACCTTCACGGACGAGAATGCAGACTTACAGGAGAAATGCATCTAA